One Microvirga lotononidis genomic window carries:
- a CDS encoding ABC transporter substrate-binding protein: MTLRLKTFGIAALLAGSLHAFPAFAETTLNVVMQAPLRTLDPILSTAQIVRTHGFMVFETLLGMDAKYNPQPQMADYTVSADKMTYTFTLRDGLKWHDGTPVKAEDCVASIKRWAANDGAGRTMMTYVASVEATSDKQLVIKLAKPFGQVLELLAKPSPVPPFMMPKRLAETPAGQQVTEMIGSGPFKFVADQYRPGDQAVYVKNSDYNPRPEPMSWTAGGKVVNVDKVVWKAMPDMQTSINALQSGDVDLIEQVTIDLLPLLTANDEIKTGAINALGSQVTGRFNHRLPPFDNPKVRQAAMYALDQDQLMQTAIGDSQYYKLCASVYGCDVPLASDAGSEYLKGSAKERLAKAKELLKASGYDGTPVLMMQPTDLTILSTQPIVAAERLREAGFKVDVAAMDWATLQSRKNSTQPVAQGGWNMLFTYWGVSGIWNPTVHALLDGSGSDTAWSGWPRSARVEELRSAYLTAPTLDEQKKIAKEIQQIAYDEGFYFNAGEFQSVAAWRANLKNLQPGPLTLFWGVSK, encoded by the coding sequence ATGACATTACGGTTAAAGACATTCGGGATTGCCGCGCTGCTCGCCGGTTCCCTCCACGCCTTCCCGGCTTTTGCCGAGACGACGCTCAACGTCGTGATGCAGGCACCGCTCAGGACCCTCGATCCGATCCTGAGCACCGCCCAGATCGTGCGCACGCATGGCTTCATGGTGTTCGAGACGCTGCTCGGCATGGACGCCAAGTACAACCCGCAGCCGCAGATGGCCGATTACACCGTCTCGGCCGACAAGATGACCTATACCTTCACCCTGCGCGACGGGCTCAAATGGCATGACGGCACGCCGGTGAAGGCTGAGGATTGCGTAGCCTCGATCAAGCGCTGGGCCGCCAACGACGGCGCCGGTCGCACGATGATGACGTATGTCGCTTCCGTCGAGGCGACCTCCGACAAGCAGCTCGTCATCAAGCTGGCGAAGCCCTTCGGCCAAGTACTGGAACTCCTGGCGAAGCCCTCGCCGGTGCCGCCCTTCATGATGCCCAAACGCCTCGCCGAGACGCCCGCCGGCCAGCAAGTGACCGAGATGATCGGTTCCGGTCCGTTCAAGTTCGTCGCCGACCAATATCGGCCCGGCGATCAGGCCGTCTACGTCAAGAACTCCGACTACAATCCGCGTCCCGAGCCAATGAGCTGGACCGCCGGCGGCAAGGTCGTGAATGTCGACAAGGTCGTCTGGAAGGCGATGCCAGACATGCAGACCTCGATCAACGCGCTGCAGTCCGGCGACGTCGACCTGATCGAGCAGGTCACGATCGACCTCCTGCCGCTGCTCACGGCCAATGACGAGATCAAGACCGGCGCCATCAACGCGCTCGGCAGCCAAGTCACCGGCCGCTTCAACCACCGCCTGCCGCCCTTCGACAATCCGAAGGTCCGCCAGGCGGCGATGTATGCGCTTGATCAGGACCAGCTCATGCAGACCGCAATCGGCGACAGCCAGTATTACAAGCTCTGCGCCTCGGTTTATGGCTGCGACGTGCCGCTCGCTTCAGATGCCGGCTCGGAATATCTCAAGGGCAGCGCCAAGGAGCGCCTGGCGAAAGCCAAGGAGCTGCTGAAGGCCTCCGGCTACGACGGCACGCCGGTGCTGATGATGCAGCCGACGGATCTGACGATCCTCTCCACCCAGCCGATCGTCGCGGCCGAGCGTCTGCGCGAGGCCGGCTTCAAGGTCGATGTGGCCGCGATGGACTGGGCGACGCTGCAGTCGCGCAAGAACAGCACGCAGCCGGTGGCGCAGGGCGGCTGGAACATGCTGTTCACCTATTGGGGTGTTTCCGGCATCTGGAACCCGACCGTGCATGCCCTGCTCGACGGTTCGGGCTCGGACACCGCATGGTCGGGCTGGCCACGTAGCGCCCGCGTCGAGGAACTGCGCTCCGCCTATCTCACCGCACCGACACTCGACGAGCAGAAGAAGATCGCCAAGGAGATCCAGCAGATCGCCTATGACGAAGGCTTCTATTTCAATGCCGGCGAGTTCCAGTCCGTCGCCGCCTGGCGGGCGAACCTGAAGAACCTCCAGCCCGGTCCGCTCACGTTATTCTGGGGCGTAAGCAAGTAG
- a CDS encoding ABC transporter permease, which produces MQVTLPRRRLLQNPPHWTTVLAVIVLLAVVAMAVFAPLLANFEPTKLNAAMRLKPSSDTYWLGTDSFGRDLYSRVVYGARVSLLVGAGVAAGAILIGLPLGLLAGWYRGIDGVLMRMMDGLMAIPGILLAIAIVALTRGGLVTVIFAIMIPAIPQVVRLVRARVIAAREETYVDAAVLLGTPPAKLIWKHLLPTTIAPLIVQGTYMYASAILTEAALSFLGVGIGTEIPSWGNIMAEGRLYFAINHWLVFWPAIVLSLCILSINLLGDTLRDRLDPKMQGRNA; this is translated from the coding sequence ATGCAGGTCACGCTTCCCCGGCGCCGCCTGCTGCAGAACCCGCCGCACTGGACGACGGTGCTCGCCGTCATCGTCTTGCTCGCCGTTGTCGCGATGGCTGTGTTCGCGCCGCTGCTCGCCAATTTCGAGCCGACCAAGCTCAATGCCGCCATGCGGCTAAAGCCTTCGTCCGACACCTACTGGCTAGGTACGGACAGCTTCGGCCGCGATCTCTATTCGCGGGTGGTGTATGGCGCGCGGGTCTCGCTCCTGGTGGGTGCTGGCGTCGCCGCCGGCGCGATCCTGATTGGCCTGCCGCTCGGCTTACTCGCGGGCTGGTATCGCGGGATCGACGGCGTGCTGATGCGGATGATGGACGGCCTGATGGCGATCCCCGGCATCTTGCTCGCCATCGCGATCGTCGCGCTGACCCGCGGCGGGCTCGTGACTGTGATCTTCGCCATCATGATCCCGGCGATCCCGCAGGTCGTGCGCTTGGTGAGGGCGCGCGTGATTGCAGCCCGCGAGGAGACCTATGTCGACGCGGCGGTCCTGCTCGGGACGCCGCCGGCCAAGCTGATCTGGAAGCATCTGCTTCCGACGACGATCGCGCCCCTGATCGTGCAGGGCACCTACATGTACGCCTCCGCCATCCTCACGGAGGCGGCCCTGTCGTTCCTGGGCGTTGGAATCGGCACCGAGATCCCAAGCTGGGGCAATATCATGGCCGAGGGTCGGCTCTATTTCGCGATCAACCATTGGCTGGTGTTCTGGCCGGCCATCGTGCTGTCGCTGTGCATCCTGTCGATCAATCTGCTCGGCGATACGCTGCGTGACCGGCTCGATCCGAAAATGCAAGGGAGGAACGCATGA
- a CDS encoding ABC transporter permease, whose amino-acid sequence MASYFLRRLLMAIPVMFFVALFVFLLLRLTPGDPAQAIAGDQATPAQLAAIRENLGLDKPLTSQFVAWIGAMAGGDFGHSLISQRPVLEMIGQRIGPTLALAVMAMIFTVVISLPLGVLAAWRHGGLVDRFVMALSVVGFSVPIFVIGYVLIAVFAVDLKWFPVQGYKPLSEGFGPFLHRILLPGLALSSFYIALVSRMTRASMLEVLREDYVRTARAKGLGERVVLFRHALRNAAIPILTVVGTGFAMMISGVVVTETVFNIPGLGRLVVDGVLARDYPLIQAIILLTAGTYVLINLLIDLSYALSDPRIRYQ is encoded by the coding sequence ATGGCTTCTTACTTCCTGCGCAGGCTGCTAATGGCGATCCCCGTCATGTTCTTCGTGGCGCTATTCGTCTTTCTGTTGTTGCGTCTGACGCCCGGCGACCCGGCCCAGGCGATCGCCGGCGATCAGGCCACGCCAGCCCAACTCGCCGCCATCCGCGAGAATCTCGGCCTCGACAAGCCGCTCACCAGCCAGTTCGTCGCCTGGATCGGTGCCATGGCCGGAGGCGATTTCGGTCACTCGCTGATCTCGCAGCGACCGGTGCTGGAGATGATCGGCCAACGCATCGGCCCGACGCTGGCCCTCGCCGTCATGGCGATGATCTTCACGGTCGTCATTTCGCTTCCGCTCGGCGTGCTCGCGGCCTGGCGCCACGGCGGGCTGGTCGACCGCTTCGTCATGGCCCTGTCGGTTGTCGGCTTCTCGGTGCCAATCTTTGTGATCGGCTATGTGCTGATCGCAGTTTTCGCGGTCGATCTGAAGTGGTTCCCGGTGCAGGGCTACAAGCCCCTCTCTGAGGGCTTCGGCCCATTTCTCCACCGCATTCTGCTGCCTGGGTTGGCGCTCTCCTCCTTCTATATCGCGCTGGTTTCGCGGATGACGCGCGCCTCGATGCTGGAGGTGCTGCGCGAGGATTATGTGCGCACGGCGCGGGCGAAGGGACTAGGCGAGCGCGTCGTCCTGTTCCGCCACGCTCTGCGCAACGCCGCGATCCCGATCCTCACGGTGGTCGGCACGGGCTTCGCGATGATGATCTCCGGCGTCGTCGTCACCGAGACGGTCTTCAATATTCCCGGCCTTGGACGGCTGGTCGTCGACGGCGTTCTGGCGCGCGATTACCCCCTGATCCAGGCGATTATCCTGCTGACCGCCGGCACGTATGTTCTGATCAACCTCTTGATCGACCTGTCCTATGCATTGAGCGACCCGAGGATCCGCTACCAATGA
- a CDS encoding M81 family metallopeptidase: MGLRIAFAGFNLESVTAVPQSVGLNEFERVCVRGEQITVRFRGTNTVPGGCMKVCEELGAEFVPLFHTLLGALGPATDEAVDHYTREIIEGLGSNGSLDGVILFLHGACWAAGYADVERHVIDAVRAAAPSLPVAVALDYHGNIDRQTLRGADIAVAYRNSPHIDMGETGERAARALLRLLREGRRPGLAVARPNVVIPSIMSATALEPLASIIAEARAAEAAGDCDISVMAGFSYADSANTGMSVICLDWNGREAAEAKAAAFSTRLHDARHAIASAIPILSAEEALADIERKPANGRPIVLLEHADRMNDSTHLLRALLGRDVGRVAVPFLLDPETAAQAHAAGEGAEIAVALAGKTAPETGGPVEAVARVLWSGPKSFTVSGRYQRGSFVDLGMTALIQIGAIRVSVVSHFAFAVDGDPFSIFGEQPEDYDVILLRSKTHFRDFYEPLADRILVVDTPDLGPADVRLIPYRQLDTAKAYPWSDAPA; encoded by the coding sequence ATGGGCCTCCGCATCGCATTCGCCGGTTTCAACCTCGAATCCGTGACGGCCGTCCCACAGTCGGTCGGCCTCAATGAGTTCGAACGCGTCTGTGTGCGCGGAGAACAGATCACTGTTCGCTTCCGCGGCACCAACACGGTGCCGGGCGGCTGTATGAAGGTGTGCGAGGAGCTTGGCGCTGAATTCGTGCCGCTGTTCCACACTTTGCTGGGCGCTCTAGGTCCGGCGACTGACGAGGCGGTCGACCACTACACCCGTGAGATCATCGAGGGCCTCGGCAGTAACGGCTCTCTCGACGGCGTGATCCTGTTCCTGCACGGCGCCTGCTGGGCCGCGGGCTATGCGGATGTCGAGCGGCATGTGATCGATGCGGTGCGCGCCGCGGCGCCGTCGCTGCCGGTCGCCGTCGCGCTCGACTATCACGGCAATATCGACCGGCAGACCCTGCGCGGAGCGGATATCGCCGTCGCCTATCGCAACTCGCCGCATATCGACATGGGCGAGACCGGTGAGCGGGCCGCGCGGGCACTGCTCAGGCTGCTGCGCGAAGGGCGCCGCCCTGGCCTTGCAGTGGCGCGCCCCAATGTCGTCATCCCCTCAATCATGTCGGCCACGGCCCTGGAGCCGCTGGCTTCGATCATCGCCGAGGCGCGTGCCGCCGAGGCGGCGGGCGATTGCGACATCTCGGTGATGGCCGGTTTCTCCTACGCCGACAGCGCCAATACCGGCATGTCGGTAATCTGCCTTGATTGGAACGGGCGGGAAGCGGCCGAAGCCAAGGCCGCGGCCTTCTCCACTCGGCTGCACGACGCGCGCCACGCCATCGCAAGCGCTATTCCGATCCTAAGCGCCGAGGAGGCTTTGGCCGATATCGAGCGCAAGCCAGCGAACGGCCGCCCGATTGTGCTGCTCGAACATGCCGACCGCATGAACGACTCGACCCACCTGTTGCGTGCCCTGCTCGGCCGCGATGTTGGACGGGTCGCTGTGCCTTTCCTGCTCGATCCCGAGACCGCCGCCCAGGCCCATGCGGCAGGAGAGGGTGCCGAGATCGCGGTCGCCTTGGCCGGCAAGACGGCGCCGGAAACGGGCGGGCCGGTCGAGGCGGTAGCGCGCGTCCTCTGGTCTGGTCCAAAATCCTTCACTGTCTCGGGCCGCTACCAGCGCGGCTCCTTCGTTGACCTCGGGATGACAGCGCTGATTCAGATCGGCGCGATCCGCGTCTCGGTCGTCTCGCATTTCGCCTTCGCGGTCGACGGAGATCCCTTTTCCATCTTCGGCGAGCAGCCGGAAGACTACGACGTCATCCTGCTGCGCTCAAAAACGCATTTCCGTGATTTTTACGAGCCGCTGGCCGACCGCATCCTGGTGGTCGATACGCCCGATCTCGGCCCGGCCGATGTCCGACTAATCCCGTATCGGCAGCTCGACACGGCCAAAGCCTATCCGTGGAGCGACGCTCCAGCCTGA
- a CDS encoding aspartate aminotransferase family protein, with product MTRILHRTIGSRLPEAVAGQGIYITDSDGKSYIDGSGGAAVSCLGHGHVEVLDAMRAQMDRIAYAHTSFFTTDVAESLAERLAALAPEGLDHVYLVSGGSEAVEAALKMARQYFVEIGQPQRRHIIARRQSYHGNTIGALATGGNAWRRAQFQPILPKTHHVSPCYAYRDQQADETPEAYAARLADELEAKILELGPDEVIAFVAEPVVGATLGAVGPVADYFARIRRICDKYGVLLILDEVMCGMGRTGTLFACEQDGIVPDLVTIAKGLGGGYQPIGAVLLSDRIYRAFAEGSGLFQHGHTYIGHPIAAAAANKVVEILAQPGMMEDVRDRGERLQAGLDAALGQSPHVGDIRGRGLFRGIEIVADKETKAPFDPSRRVHSRIKREAMARGLLCYPMGGTIDGVHGDHVLLAPPYIIRPEEIDLLVERLAAAIDAALRD from the coding sequence ATGACTAGGATTCTCCACCGCACTATCGGATCACGGTTGCCAGAAGCCGTGGCCGGCCAGGGCATCTACATCACAGATAGCGACGGCAAGAGCTACATTGACGGTTCGGGCGGCGCCGCCGTCTCCTGTCTTGGCCACGGCCATGTGGAAGTGCTCGATGCGATGCGGGCGCAGATGGACCGGATCGCCTATGCCCACACTTCGTTCTTCACGACAGACGTCGCGGAATCCCTCGCCGAGCGCCTCGCCGCGCTGGCACCGGAGGGCCTCGATCACGTCTATCTGGTCTCCGGCGGCTCGGAGGCCGTTGAGGCGGCGCTCAAGATGGCCCGGCAGTATTTCGTCGAGATCGGCCAGCCCCAGCGTCGCCACATTATCGCGCGCCGCCAGAGCTACCACGGCAACACGATCGGCGCGCTGGCGACCGGCGGCAATGCTTGGCGGCGGGCGCAGTTCCAACCCATCCTACCTAAGACCCACCACGTCTCCCCCTGCTATGCCTACCGGGACCAGCAGGCCGACGAGACGCCGGAGGCCTATGCGGCGCGCCTTGCCGACGAACTCGAGGCGAAGATTCTGGAACTTGGACCCGACGAGGTTATCGCCTTCGTCGCAGAGCCGGTCGTCGGGGCAACGCTCGGTGCCGTCGGGCCCGTGGCTGACTATTTCGCGCGGATCCGCAGGATCTGCGACAAGTACGGCGTGCTGCTGATCCTCGACGAGGTGATGTGCGGTATGGGTCGCACGGGCACACTGTTCGCCTGCGAGCAGGACGGGATAGTCCCCGATCTCGTCACCATCGCCAAAGGCCTCGGCGGTGGCTATCAGCCGATCGGCGCCGTGCTCCTGTCTGACCGGATTTACCGGGCGTTCGCCGAGGGCTCAGGCCTGTTTCAGCACGGCCACACCTACATCGGCCACCCGATCGCGGCAGCTGCCGCGAACAAGGTGGTCGAGATCCTAGCCCAACCGGGTATGATGGAGGACGTGCGGGATAGGGGCGAGCGCCTACAAGCTGGTCTCGATGCGGCGCTCGGCCAGTCGCCGCACGTCGGCGACATCCGCGGCCGCGGTCTCTTCCGCGGCATCGAAATCGTTGCTGACAAGGAGACAAAGGCTCCCTTCGATCCGTCACGCCGCGTCCACTCACGGATCAAGAGAGAGGCGATGGCGCGCGGCCTTCTCTGCTACCCAATGGGCGGCACCATCGACGGTGTGCACGGCGATCACGTGCTGCTCGCCCCGCCATACATCATCAGGCCGGAGGAGATCGACCTGCTCGTCGAACGCCTCGCTGCGGCGATCGACGCCGCGCTTCGGGACTGA